In the Cucurbita pepo subsp. pepo cultivar mu-cu-16 chromosome LG17, ASM280686v2, whole genome shotgun sequence genome, AATCCCAACTTTAGAGAGATAAGAATGCATCGAGTCGAAAAAATCGTCAGCTTGATCAGGATGAACGAGTCCGATACTCCCTTCGATAATCTTCACAACAGCAAGATCAGTCATTGTGCCATCAAGCCCAGGAGAGAGCTTACAAGGAACTATCTTGGAGTTCAAATGAGTAGCACCAGGCCTCACACCACCCCAAGCACCAGCAAGAGCATGCCAAACAAACACATCATCCAAGCCTTTGAATTTTGTTCTCAAATCCCTTGTGAATGCCTTCATTCCAGAGTCATCACCCTTGCAAGAACAGCTAGAACAGCCACTGTCTTGTTCTTTGCCAAAGATTGCAATCAACTCTTCCTTAAGCTTATGAATTTTGGTCTCGAACTTAGTGATATCAGCGACTCCCGAGCCAATGGCCTTGTCTCTGTCCTTCTCAGCGTGCTCGATTTCGATTGCCTTAGCGATCAATAACTTCGGCTTCTTTGGATCAAACGATGGAGCATTTGGACCCGACAAAGACCCACCTTTGTACTTCCTAAACTTCTCACATTCATCAAATCTATAGAGCCTTGCAGTCATTTGTGTCCCACCAAGAACAAGATTTTTAGCATCTCGAGTTGGGTCTTCGCCGTCGATGTTGATACTCTGCCACCCATCGTCAATGATGAGAAACCTCGGCGACACACCGCCTTCAGCAAAGTCATTGACACCGTTCCAAATTCCGACAGGATCTACTGTTAAGTAAAAAGCATCCCATGTGCACCAACCGAATTTGTCTACTAAATGAGTGACAGGCTTCTCTTCCAACAGCCTAAACGTATTCATATGAACTCTAATAGCCGCATAGGCCTCTTTCATTAACTTGTAAGGGTTATCAGACACATGAACGTAAGTTATAGCATCAAAACTAGATGTTTTCACATGAGTTGAGCCACTTTCGGCGCAAATCATGACATGCCCATCAACCCCAGGATGGATAGCGGATCTAAAACTCCCTTCTATAATGGGTATGAAAACGACATACGATTTTATCTCAGGGACATTCAACATGAACCATTGAGTTTCCATTTGTAAATCCGACCCAGAATTCCCGACCCACATGGTCGACCACCATGTTTTGAATCTAAACACACTCACAAACTCCCTACCCTTGAATTTCCCCAAGGAATTGGTGAGCCTATCAGAGGATTTGGTTTGATCAAAACCAAGAAAGCCACCCTTATGAGACAGAGTATGAACTCGTTGGAGCAGAGGAAGTGGGGCATCAGAGGATTGACATATGGAAGAGAAGGAGCTGAAAAAGACATTACTTGGGACATCCGACAGCAAAGGAACACCTTTGACACTGAGTTTCCCATCGGAGAAATCAATAAGATTCTCCAAACCGTCAGATTTGAGAGGCGAAGAGGTTAAGGAAGATGGGTCGTTTGGGGGAGCCATGGCAGGATGGATGGGTTGAAGAAAGCTTAGAAAGACGAAGAATGTCTAAGAAGCTTTGATTGATATCAATGGAAGAAGACAAGCGACAACGTAGGGTGGCATACGAGGACAAGCCCGAAGCCAAGTGGTGAGCTGAAAGGAACAAAAACGGTACACTTGTAAGAGGAGAATGAGTTGAGGAAAGAGGGGAAATGGTGATGGGTTTTATAGAGAAGGGATGGGGCGATGTTTTAGGACAAGAAAATGGCGACACGACATGAGAAAACAATGAACAAATTGGTCGGAATGGACACAGGAATTTATTCAAGTTTTGATGATGTTAAAAGTAAAAGGGTTGGAGGGTTAATTAAAGTGGATAAAGGGGTTGGTTATGTTAGTTGGATTAGTCGGTGGTCTTGCTTTTTAAGTGGGTTTTGGACCCACAAATCCCCAAAATTACGTGTCTAATGGATAATGTAactgccttttttttttttatgtcttaACCAACAAGTTTCTCCGACAAAATCAGGATTTTCGAAGGTGGTTAATGTTTTGGCTAATTGAACTATGTATATGATTACCGATTTCAATCGGTAACTGACTTAAATATCGCTTTGGTT is a window encoding:
- the LOC111778412 gene encoding stachyose synthase-like; protein product: MAPPNDPSSLTSSPLKSDGLENLIDFSDGKLSVKGVPLLSDVPSNVFFSSFSSICQSSDAPLPLLQRVHTLSHKGGFLGFDQTKSSDRLTNSLGKFKGREFVSVFRFKTWWSTMWVGNSGSDLQMETQWFMLNVPEIKSYVVFIPIIEGSFRSAIHPGVDGHVMICAESGSTHVKTSSFDAITYVHVSDNPYKLMKEAYAAIRVHMNTFRLLEEKPVTHLVDKFGWCTWDAFYLTVDPVGIWNGVNDFAEGGVSPRFLIIDDGWQSINIDGEDPTRDAKNLVLGGTQMTARLYRFDECEKFRKYKGGSLSGPNAPSFDPKKPKLLIAKAIEIEHAEKDRDKAIGSGVADITKFETKIHKLKEELIAIFGKEQDSGCSSCSCKGDDSGMKAFTRDLRTKFKGLDDVFVWHALAGAWGGVRPGATHLNSKIVPCKLSPGLDGTMTDLAVVKIIEGSIGLVHPDQADDFFDSMHSYLSKVGITGVKVDVMHTLEYVSEEYGGRVDLAKAYYKGLTKSLHKNFKGTGLFSSMQQCNDFFFLGTKQNSIGRVGDDFWFQDPNGDPMGVYWLQGVHMIHCAYNSMWMGQIIQPDWDMFQSDHLCAKFHAGSRAICGGPVYVSDSVGGHNFDLIKQLVYPDGTIPRCQHFALPTRDCLFKNPLFDSKTVLKIWNFNKYGGVIGAFNCQGAGWDPKEQRIKGHPECYKPMSTTVHVSDVEWDQKPEAAPMGNFTEYIVYLNQAEQILHTTPKSEPLKVTIQPSTFEIFSFIPLRKLNSNIKFAPIGLKNMFNSSGTIQHLKYNENGVELKVKGGGNFIAYSSASPKKCISNGVEVEFEWDDSDGQLSFDLPWIEEAKGVSNVEILF